From Longimicrobium sp., one genomic window encodes:
- the ytxJ gene encoding bacillithiol system redox-active protein YtxJ yields the protein MQDLNSKHDADAALAEPSAILFKHSTRCPISAGARQEMEAFLAEGPGMPVYAVDVNARTEVSDYLAERTGVEHQSPQVIVLRGGRPAWHASRLEVTAAALREQVGSAAGGG from the coding sequence ATGCAGGACCTGAACTCGAAGCACGACGCCGACGCCGCCCTCGCGGAGCCTTCCGCCATCCTCTTCAAGCACAGCACCCGCTGCCCGATCAGCGCCGGGGCGCGCCAGGAGATGGAGGCGTTCCTGGCCGAGGGGCCGGGGATGCCCGTCTACGCGGTGGACGTGAACGCCCGGACCGAGGTGTCGGACTACCTGGCCGAGCGCACCGGCGTGGAGCACCAGTCGCCGCAGGTGATCGTGCTGCGCGGCGGCCGGCCCGCCTGGCACGCCTCGCGACTCGAGGTGACCGCGGCGGCGCTCCGCGAGCAGGTGGGGAGCGCCGCGGGCGGAGGGTGA
- a CDS encoding MFS transporter, with product MRRERRPHPWLVLASLWLLVFSVTSQTMVLAPILPRIAEQLRVSEARLSVVATGYAVAVAAVALVAGPVSDHVGRRRMLLAGAAAMAVGLALHAAARGLGGLLLVRVLTGAGGGVLTGATGAYVGDYFPPERRGWANGWVMSGMAAGQVLAVPLGTLLAARWGFRVPFLGFAAAMALAWAMVWAFVPQPDVELCRDRITPRYLAGHYRALVRRRDAAASVGVQAGIFLGTALYVLYLPAWLEGSRGATAGGTALLFAAGGAATVAAGPAAGRLSDRLGRKRLVLGASLALAAAMLATPALVRGMPAAYALFSLAMALFATRAAPFQALQAELVPDEQRGALMSLSMAAGQAGAGVGGALAGAAYALRGYPATAALAAASSLAVAALVWKLLPETRRMPE from the coding sequence GTGAGGCGCGAGCGCCGGCCGCACCCCTGGCTGGTGCTGGCCTCGCTCTGGCTGCTGGTCTTCTCGGTCACCAGCCAGACCATGGTCCTGGCGCCGATCCTCCCCCGCATCGCCGAGCAGCTGCGCGTGTCGGAGGCGCGCCTCTCGGTGGTGGCCACCGGGTACGCCGTGGCCGTGGCGGCGGTGGCGCTGGTCGCCGGGCCGGTGTCGGACCACGTGGGCCGGCGGCGCATGCTCCTGGCGGGCGCGGCGGCGATGGCGGTGGGGCTCGCGCTGCACGCCGCGGCGCGCGGGCTGGGCGGGCTGCTGCTGGTGCGCGTGCTCACCGGGGCCGGCGGCGGCGTGCTCACCGGCGCCACCGGGGCGTACGTGGGCGACTACTTCCCGCCCGAGCGGCGCGGCTGGGCCAACGGGTGGGTGATGAGCGGGATGGCCGCCGGGCAGGTGCTGGCCGTGCCGCTGGGGACGCTGCTCGCCGCGCGCTGGGGCTTCCGCGTCCCCTTCCTGGGCTTCGCGGCGGCGATGGCGCTGGCCTGGGCGATGGTGTGGGCCTTCGTCCCTCAGCCGGACGTGGAGCTCTGCCGCGACCGCATCACCCCGCGCTACCTGGCCGGGCACTACCGCGCGCTCGTCCGCCGGCGCGACGCGGCGGCGTCGGTGGGGGTGCAGGCCGGGATCTTCCTGGGAACCGCGCTCTACGTGCTCTACCTCCCCGCCTGGCTGGAGGGCTCGCGCGGCGCCACGGCCGGCGGCACCGCCCTGCTCTTCGCCGCGGGCGGCGCGGCGACCGTGGCCGCCGGGCCGGCGGCGGGGCGGCTGTCGGACCGGCTGGGGAGAAAGCGGCTGGTGCTGGGCGCCAGCCTGGCGCTGGCCGCCGCGATGCTCGCCACCCCGGCGCTGGTGCGCGGGATGCCGGCGGCATACGCGCTGTTCTCGCTGGCGATGGCGCTCTTCGCCACGCGCGCCGCCCCCTTCCAGGCGCTGCAGGCCGAGCTCGTCCCCGACGAGCAGCGCGGCGCGCTGATGAGCCTGTCGATGGCGGCGGGCCAGGCCGGGGCGGGCGTGGGCGGCGCCCTGGCGGGGGCCGCGTACGCGCTCCGGGGCTACCCCGCCACCGCCGCCCTCGCCGCCGCCTCGTCGCTCGCGGTGGCGGCGCTGGTGTGGAAGCTCCTCCCCGAGACCCGGCGGATGCCCGAGTGA